The following nucleotide sequence is from Candidatus Poribacteria bacterium.
CCTCATCTCCCTCAGCGCCCGATCCTCCAGAGGACGAAACATCGAAAACAGCTCCTCATAGCTCGCCTCCTCCGTTTTTTAGCACGGTCTGGGAGTAATCTCTCGTCACATCGGCCAGTGCCATGCCGAAAGCCGAGAGGAGACCGGGGTTTTGAGGCACGATCACATATGGGATCGAAAGGAGATGGGCGAGTTCGCAGGCGTGTAATCCCCCCGCTCCCCCGAAGGATATGAGGGCGAAACCGCGGGAATCATATCCCCTTTCGAGCGAGATCATCCTTATCGCCTTCTCCATCGTGGCATTGGCTATCTGTATTATACCCTCACATGTCTCCTCGATGGAGCATCCGATCTCACGGGCGAACCTTTCCACAGCCCTCCTGGCCCTCTCCACATCAAGCGGCATATCGCCTCCTAGAAGACCCCCCGGAGGGATCCTGCCCAGGATGAGATTGGCATCTGTAACTGTAATCTGGTCTCCTCTGCCGTAGCAGATGGGACCGGGATCGGCCCCCGCGCTTTGAGGTCCAACCCTTAAGGCTCCTCCTCGATCGAGATAAGCTATCGAGCCGCCCCCCGCTCCGACGGTATGTATCTCCACCATCGGTATCCTGATAGGTATCCCTGCTATCTCGTTTTCAACCCCTACCTTTATCTCACCATCGTAAAGGGATACATCCGTCGACGTTCCGCCCATATCAAAGGTTATGACCCTCTTGAAACCCGACGCTCGTGTGACAAATGAAGCACTGACCACACCTCCTGCTGGTCCGGACATGACCGTATAGATCGGGATTCGGCGCGCCGATCGGGACGAGATTATCCCCCCGTTTGACAGCATCACCTGTATCTCGCCGAGCTCTCCCTCCAACCTCGCTAAGTATCCTTTCATGATCGGGGCGATGTAAGCGTTGGCGACTGTGGTGCTCGTCCGCTCATACTCCCTATACTCCGGCAGAACCTCGTGGGAGGATGAAATATGAACGCCAAGTCTTCCGAGGAAACGCTTGATCCTCCTTTCATTTTCGGGGTTAGCATATGAGTGAAGCAGGGATATGGCGATCGACTCGATGTCCTCTGATCTCAACTTATTGAGCAACGCCCTAAGTTCGTTCTCATCGATCTTCCTTTCGACTTCGCCCCTATATGTCGTTCTCTCGGGGATCCCGAAACGGAGTTCTCGCGGCACAAGGGGAGGGGGTTTATCGACGAAGAAGTCATACAGTGACGGCCTGTTCTGCCTTCCGATCTCGATGATATCCTCGAAACCCTCCGTCGTAATGAGGGCGGTTCTGGCCCCTTTCCTTTCAAGCAGGGCGTTCACGGCTATGGTCGAGCCGTGAACGATGTGCGCCTGACCGATTTCAACCCCACGCTTTGCAAGTATTCTCCTGACTCCCTCTATGACGGCAAGGGCAGGGTCATGCGGGGTTGACAGGAGCTTATATTTTAGAACCCCATCCTTGAGAAAGGCGATGATATCTGTGAACGTGCCACCTATGTCGACACCGATTCTCACCCGTATCCTCCTCCGCCCGGCGTTTCGATTCTTATCACATCGCCCGCTTTAACGTTGAGGCTGATCTTTGATCCCAGAGGTATCTCTTCCCCGTTTCTTATCAAAAGATTCTTCCCCTTTTTGCCTGGGCCGCCGAGGGCGCCATAGGGGGCTTGCGGCGGGGATTCTGTCGGGACAGGCCTGAAGCAGGGCTCCCAAAAGCAGATCCACAATCCTCTGCGGCGATCTGAGCCCTCAGATCCCCCTCCCTCTCATCGGGGGTCCTGACATTCGCCAGTATTAAGGATAATATCTCCTCATCCAGCACGCCCTCCTTCAGGAGTTTGACCGGCGGGATGCGAATTCCCTTCTGGATCATCTCCGTAGAGGGCGACATCGACCCCGGAGAGATACCGCCTACATCGGAATGATGCGCCCTGTTGGCAACGAGGAAGGGTAACTTGCCATCGAGAAAGACAGGGGAGATCACGGTTATGTCCGGGAGATGGGTTCCGCCTGAGAAGGGATCATTCAAGATGATCACGTCTCCCGGTTTCAGTTCATCTATCCTGCTGAGAGCTTTCTGCGCCGATAGCGGCATCGATCCGAGATGCACGGGGATATGAGCCGCCTGTTCGATCATCCTGCCCTTTCCATCAAAGACGGCACAGGAGAAATCCCGCCTTTCCTTGATGTTCGGCGAGAAGGCGCTCCTCAAGAGCGTGACACCCATCTCCTCCGCTATGGATGAGAACAGATTTCTGAAGATCTCCAATCTGACCGGATCGTGCTCGCGCACCATCTCCTCTTTGATCCTCTCACCATCATCGAGTGAAGACGGGAGACGGGAGGCCGGAAAAACCGGTCTCTGTTCCAACGGCCTCCTATCTCCTATGGGTAACCGCTATACTGTGGCGGCACGAGCCTCGCGCCCACTTTAGATTACCTGATCCTCCAGTATTCGTTTATAGGTTTCTGATAGAACTCTATCTTACCCTCCAAGACGTCATCGTATTTGACGGAACGCCCTAGGAAACTCGATTCGAATATGGCCTCACATATCGCCTTGGCCTTCATGCCGGTCTCGCCGTCCACCTCAGGTGATCTGCCGTTCTGTATGGCATCCAGGAAATCGTAGCATTCCAATGTAACGCCGTCCATGAATCCATGGGGGAAGAGCTTGTTGCGTCCCTCTTCGCCTAGCTCCTCGAGGAACTGTTTCTGTAGATCCTCCATCGGGTATTTCGTACCATCTTTGAGAATCACCTCGGCATTTCCGAACGGACCATGAAAGACGTCTCCGTGATCTAAGAGACACCCCTCGCTTCCGTAGTAGACAACGTGCGTGAAGCTATGTCCGGGTGCAGCCCAGGTGCAGGACCAGACGCCTGTCATACCGCTTTTGAAGGTGATGTTGGCGATCCACGTGTCCTCGGTTTCATCCTTGACTATCTCTCCGCCTTTCGTGACCTTCTTGTCCTCCCAGCTCGTCACCTTAGCATAGACCGTGTCGACATCTCCGAAGAGGTATCTGATCGTGTCGCAGAAGTGAGCGCCTGAGTCCATGACCATCCCGCCGCCGCTCAACATCCGGCTGAACCTCCAGCGCCATGGTGAGGAGGGATCGGTCTTACGCCAGCTTGCGTGTTGGGCGAAGAACATCCTCATCTCGCCCAGCATCCCCTTCTCGTTTATCAGCCACCATGCCGTGCGCTGGCTCAGGCCCCTTCTGATGTTCTCAGCGGTAGCGGCGATCTTCCCGTTGCGTTTCGCCGCCTCGATTATAGCTTTGCTCGCCTTAATCGTCACGCCAAACGGTTTCTCTATGATGACATTCACCCCGGCCTCCAGACAGGCTATGCCGTTTATGTGGTGATAGGCATGAGGGGTACAGATGTCGGCGCCGTCAAGGTTCTCCTTGGCCAGCATCTCATCGACGTCTGTGTAGATCGACGGTCT
It contains:
- a CDS encoding hydantoinase B/oxoprolinase family protein translates to MIRNGEEIPLGSKISLNVKAGDVIRIETPGGGGYG
- a CDS encoding hydantoinase B/oxoprolinase family protein, with the protein product MVREHDPVRLEIFRNLFSSIAEEMGVTLLRSAFSPNIKERRDFSCAVFDGKGRMIEQAAHIPVHLGSMPLSAQKALSRIDELKPGDVIILNDPFSGGTHLPDITVISPVFLDGKLPFLVANRAHHSDVGGISPGSMSPSTEMIQKGIRIPPVKLLKEGVLDEEILSLILANVRTPDEREGDLRAQIAAEDCGSAFGSPASGLSRQNPRRKPPMAPSAAQAKRGRIF
- a CDS encoding Gfo/Idh/MocA family oxidoreductase — translated: MSQPVRMAIIGCGGMAGGHLGAYLRIREKEPNKVKLVAMCDPVEERAANFAKKVEEATGERPSIYTDVDEMLAKENLDGADICTPHAYHHINGIACLEAGVNVIIEKPFGVTIKASKAIIEAAKRNGKIAATAENIRRGLSQRTAWWLINEKGMLGEMRMFFAQHASWRKTDPSSPWRWRFSRMLSGGGMVMDSGAHFCDTIRYLFGDVDTVYAKVTSWEDKKVTKGGEIVKDETEDTWIANITFKSGMTGVWSCTWAAPGHSFTHVVYYGSEGCLLDHGDVFHGPFGNAEVILKDGTKYPMEDLQKQFLEELGEEGRNKLFPHGFMDGVTLECYDFLDAIQNGRSPEVDGETGMKAKAICEAIFESSFLGRSVKYDDVLEGKIEFYQKPINEYWRIR